One genomic segment of Pseudorasbora parva isolate DD20220531a chromosome 6, ASM2467924v1, whole genome shotgun sequence includes these proteins:
- the abcg2a gene encoding broad substrate specificity ATP-binding cassette transporter ABCG2 produces MAETGVQLSRVINMDNHVSTGVSSSASRRGATVSFHNINYSVKMKSGFFCRRKVTRKNILIELNGIMKPGLNAILGATGSGKSSFLDVLAARKDPAGLSGEVLIDGAPQPPNFKCLSGYVVQDDVVMGTLTVRENLRFSAALRLPKSIRQREKDEKVEKLIQELGLSKVANSRVGTQLIRGISGGERKRTNIGMELIIDPPVLFLDEPTTGLDASTANSVLMLLKKMASSGRTIILSIHQPRYSIYRLFDSLTLLVGGKMVYHGPAQDALQYFSQIGYTCEPHNNPADFFLDVINGDSTAVALNKLNNSEELDQDQLSSSLKGIEERLVEEYRSSSCYKQTKGDLERILQGQEHSVRVKSRTITYNTSFCHQFNWVLKRTFRNLMLNPQTSFAQIGVILFLALVVGAIFFGVKDNTSGIQNRIGALFFITTNQCFSSVSSAELFISERKLFVHEYISGYYRVSVYFLSKLLSDILTLRTIPAIIFSCVAYWMIGLKASADAFFIFTFSIIMVSYTATALTLAISADQTVVAIANIFLTISFVFMMIFSGLLVNLPSVANWLNWLKYFSIPRYGLAALEINEFTGLSFCDYRNVSGMETKVCSTGESFLQDQGIDYSAWGLWQNHLALGIMTFIFLLIAYLKLRFIKKFT; encoded by the exons TGGTATCATGAAGCCGGGACTGAATGCCATTTTAGGAGCAACCGGGAGCGGGAAATCATC GTTCCTGGACGTTCTGGCGGCTCGTAAGGATCCTGCCGGTCTCTCCGGAGAGGTTCTTATAGACGGAGCACCTCAGCCGCCCAACTTCAAGTGTCTGTCCGGATATGTAgtacag gaTGACGTGGTCATGGGGACGCTGACCGTCCGGGAGAATCTGCGCTTCTCTGCCGCCTTACGGCTCCCAAAGTCCATCAGACAACGAGAGAAAGATGAGAAGGTGGAGAAACTCATCCAGGAGCTGGGCTTGAGCAAAGTGGCAAATTCACGG GTGGGCACGCAGCTGATTCGTGGGATCTCTGGTggagagaggaagaggacgaaCATCGGCATGGAGCTGATCATCGACCCGCCGGTGCTGTTCCTGGACGAACCGACCACAGGCCTAGATGCCAGCACAGCAAACTCTGTCCTCATGCTGCTGAAGAA aatGGCGAGCAGCGGCCGCACCATCATCCTGTCCATCCATCAGCCGCGCTACTCCATCTACCGGCTGTTCGACAGCCTGACGCTGTTGGTGGGGGGGAAGATGGTTTATCACGGCCCGGCTCAAGACGCCCTACAGTACTTCAGCCAGatcg gATACACCTGTGAACCTCATAACAACCCTGCTGATTTCTTCCTGGATGTAATCAACGGAGACTCCACCGCTGTCGCTCTCAACAAGTTGAACAACAGTGAgg aACTGGACCAAGATCAGCTGAGCTCATCTCTGAAGGGCATCGAGGAGCGTTTAGTGGAGGAATACCGGAGCAGCTCCTGCTACAAGCAGACCAAAGGCGATCTGGAGCGGATCCTCCAGGGTCAGGAGCACAGCGTTCGGGTCAAATCCAGAACCATCACATACAACACGTCCTTCTGCCACCAGTTTAACTGGGTCCTCAAGAGAACCTTCCGGAACCTCATGCTCAACCCACAGACCTCCTTCGCTCAG ATCGGCGTCATTCTTTTCCTGGCTCTGGTTGTTGGAGCGATATTTTTCGGGGTGAAGGATAACACGAGTGGGATTCAGAACCG gatcGGTGCCCTGTTCTTCATCACCACCAATCAGTGCTTTAGTTCAGTTTCCTCAGCTGAACTATTCATCTCAGAGAGGAAGCTGTTTGt ACATGAGTACATCAGTGGCTACTACAGAGTGTCTGTATATTTCCTGTCTAAGCTTCTGTCTGACATCCTCACTCTTCGCACCATTCCTGCCATCATCTTCAGCTGCGTGGCCTATTGGATGATCG GGCTGAAAGCGTCGGCGGATGCGTTCTTCATCTTCACGTTCTCCATTATTATGGTGTCGTATACGGCGACGGCCTTGACTCTGGCCATCTCTGCTGATCAGACGGTGGTGGCCATCGCAAACATCTTCTTGACCATCAGCTTTGTGTTTATGATG ATCTTCTCAGGGTTGTTGGTGAATCTCCCCAGCGTGGCTAATTGGTTGAACTGGCTGAAGTACTTCAGTATTCCTCGCTATGGTCTCGCT GCTCTGGAAATCAATGAGTTCACCGGCCTCAGTTTCTGTGACTACAGGAACGTAAGCGGCATGGAAACAAAAGT TTGTTCCACAGGCGAGAGTTTCCTGCAGGATCAAGGCATTGATTACTCAGCCTGGGGTTTGTGGCAGAATCATTTGGCTCTGGGAATCATGACCTTCATTTTCCTGCTCATCGCTTACCTCAAGCTGCGCTTCATCAAGAAATTCACATAA